The following proteins are co-located in the Myxococcus fulvus genome:
- a CDS encoding sigma 54-interacting transcriptional regulator codes for MPQFLVLPDGHRLPLDKPVLSLGSDATCDVVLTGAGVKPSHALLFRDARGWSVSPAGRGCDVRVKGRRVDLAPLEPGDRIRLGTVEVELVEMGEGRAEGSRTPEPRRLVAVMAELSSRLLAQRPPLELLDVAMRGLADVVGADVGFLVAADSSHGPRRVLFATGAKAEAAVVDSLVDRVLTSGAPVLVADVAADAALAGAPSLEALRLGSALVVPLRVELVPLSVVYLGRKLGAPGFTSADLEEALALCAMTALLLSTRRELTELRSRVEGLTRRIEAATFEGLIGESPAMRALYRQVERLGPTPLNVLIQGETGTGKELVARALHRRGGRPGRLVAINCAALPESLIERELFGHARGAFTGAGAERAGLVEAADGGTLFLDEIGDMPLSLQTRLLRVVQEREVTRLGEHTPRKVDVRVVSATHVPLEEAVRKGTFRADLRYRLEEVRVDVPPLRERGDDVLLLTHHVLTQESRKARGLTQKAMEALRGHPFPGNVRELVSRVRRAAVLATDELLRPEDLELGAEDGPMVPLEEAREAFVQRYVREAIARCGGSKKDAAAALGIGLRSLFRYLGEGD; via the coding sequence ATGCCCCAATTCCTCGTCCTGCCCGACGGCCACCGCCTCCCCCTGGACAAGCCCGTCCTCTCCCTGGGCTCCGACGCCACGTGTGACGTGGTGCTCACGGGCGCGGGTGTGAAGCCGAGCCACGCGCTGCTGTTTCGCGACGCGCGCGGCTGGAGCGTGTCCCCGGCGGGGCGCGGCTGTGACGTGCGGGTGAAGGGCCGGCGCGTGGACCTGGCGCCGCTGGAGCCCGGCGACCGCATCCGCCTGGGCACGGTGGAGGTGGAGCTGGTCGAGATGGGGGAGGGGCGCGCGGAGGGCTCGCGGACGCCCGAGCCCCGACGCTTGGTGGCGGTGATGGCGGAGCTGTCCTCGCGGCTGCTCGCGCAGCGTCCTCCGCTGGAGCTGCTCGACGTGGCGATGCGCGGCCTCGCCGATGTGGTGGGCGCGGACGTGGGCTTCCTCGTCGCGGCGGACTCGAGCCACGGGCCTCGACGCGTGTTGTTCGCCACGGGCGCGAAGGCCGAGGCCGCGGTCGTGGACAGCCTGGTGGACCGGGTGCTGACGTCGGGCGCGCCCGTGCTCGTGGCGGACGTGGCGGCGGACGCGGCGCTGGCGGGGGCTCCGAGCCTGGAGGCGCTGCGACTGGGCTCCGCGCTGGTGGTGCCGCTGCGCGTGGAGCTGGTGCCGTTGTCGGTGGTGTACCTGGGGCGCAAGCTCGGCGCGCCCGGGTTCACCTCGGCGGACCTGGAGGAGGCGCTGGCGCTCTGCGCGATGACGGCGCTGCTGTTGTCGACGCGGCGTGAGCTGACGGAGCTGCGCTCGCGGGTGGAGGGGCTCACGCGGCGCATCGAGGCGGCGACGTTCGAGGGCCTCATCGGCGAGTCCCCCGCGATGCGCGCGCTGTATCGCCAGGTGGAGCGGCTGGGGCCCACGCCGCTCAACGTCCTCATCCAGGGCGAGACGGGCACGGGCAAGGAGCTGGTGGCCCGCGCGCTCCATCGACGCGGAGGACGTCCGGGGCGCCTTGTCGCCATCAACTGCGCCGCGCTGCCGGAGAGCCTCATCGAGCGCGAGCTGTTCGGCCACGCGCGCGGCGCCTTCACCGGCGCGGGCGCGGAGCGGGCGGGGCTGGTGGAGGCGGCCGACGGAGGCACGCTGTTCCTGGACGAGATTGGCGACATGCCGCTGTCGCTCCAGACACGCCTGTTGCGCGTGGTGCAGGAGCGCGAGGTGACGCGGCTGGGCGAGCACACGCCGCGCAAGGTGGACGTGCGGGTCGTCTCCGCGACGCACGTCCCGCTGGAGGAGGCGGTGCGCAAGGGCACCTTCCGCGCGGACCTGCGCTACCGGCTGGAGGAGGTGCGCGTGGACGTGCCGCCCCTGCGCGAGCGCGGTGACGACGTGCTCCTCCTCACGCACCACGTGCTGACGCAGGAGTCGCGCAAGGCGCGGGGCCTCACCCAGAAGGCCATGGAGGCGCTGCGAGGCCACCCGTTCCCCGGCAACGTGCGGGAGCTGGTGTCACGCGTGCGGCGCGCGGCGGTGCTGGCCACGGACGAGCTCTTGCGCCCCGAGGACCTGGAGCTGGGCGCGGAGGACGGGCCCATGGTGCCGCTGGAGGAGGCGCGTGAGGCCTTTGTCCAGCGCTACGTGCGCGAGGCGATTGCCCGCTGTGGCGGCAGCAAGAAGGACGCGGCGGCGGCGCTGGGCATCGGCCTGCGCTCACTGTTCCGCTACCTGGGCGAGGGGGACTGA
- a CDS encoding Dickkopf N-terminal cysteine-rich domain-containing protein, producing MKRWLMALFLAVVVTGCGSTSEDDDKGPNNPDPNDQEKMLCSASKACPSGQFCFNGLCALGCQSNANCAADQYCDTEDTGALASYCKNKKVPTCTADTQCLSNQTCIEGLCSLRPPANPPTCDPDTSDFKDGCDNYSVCMDPDDDGARQPYCASFAPCAEDGACPVGLGGAVCNDGYLSNKGRFCMQGLCRDNSNCPSEWSCVKPFTGSVIGFCSPGAFGFPCQENSQCKSGQCFGTPGIMGTCM from the coding sequence ATGAAGCGATGGCTGATGGCGCTGTTCCTGGCGGTGGTGGTGACGGGCTGTGGCAGCACGAGCGAGGACGATGACAAGGGCCCCAACAACCCTGACCCGAACGACCAGGAGAAGATGCTCTGCAGCGCGAGCAAGGCCTGTCCCTCCGGGCAGTTCTGCTTCAACGGCTTGTGTGCCCTGGGCTGCCAGTCGAACGCGAACTGCGCGGCGGACCAGTACTGCGACACCGAGGACACGGGCGCCCTGGCCTCCTACTGCAAGAACAAGAAGGTGCCGACGTGCACCGCCGACACCCAGTGCCTGAGCAACCAGACCTGCATCGAGGGCCTGTGCAGCCTGCGTCCGCCCGCGAACCCGCCCACGTGCGACCCGGACACGTCCGACTTCAAGGACGGCTGCGACAACTACTCGGTGTGCATGGACCCGGATGACGACGGCGCGCGCCAGCCGTACTGCGCCAGCTTCGCGCCGTGCGCAGAGGACGGGGCCTGCCCGGTGGGCCTGGGCGGCGCGGTGTGCAACGACGGCTACCTGTCGAACAAGGGCCGCTTCTGCATGCAGGGCCTCTGCCGCGACAACTCCAACTGCCCCTCGGAGTGGAGCTGCGTGAAGCCCTTCACGGGCTCGGTCATCGGCTTCTGCAGCCCGGGCGCCTTCGGCTTCCCGTGCCAGGAGAACTCGCAGTGCAAGAGCGGCCAGTGCTTCGGCACGCCGGGCATCATGGGCACCTGCATGTAG
- a CDS encoding serine/threonine-protein kinase, which yields MKGEVVSGRYRLERELGRGGMATVFLAVDLRLSRPVALKRMHPGRDAGRAERFRREAELAASLRHPNILEVHDFGEDAEGPFLVCEWVRGEDLRSLAAKLGPVPPEAALVLGWELARALSAAHASGVVHRDVKPDNVLVAEGGPLKLADFGLAALEDQERLTSTGAVTGSLAYMAPERIDTGAFSPASDVYAVGVILFELVSGGTPHAGKGAAHLAASVMTRDAPSLTEVVPGTPESLSALVSRCLARDARNRPTDGGVLAAELEALLRQEVGPPAEVARGFLSNPVAGAIQWRKSRFQRLLAEGRALLAKGEGARAAKVLNAALVLEPASSEVVALLRERQRPRRSRARWAAGFVLCAATGLGGWTLSRHHEASRAEDARSAPGAGDSTLSPDDATRLREGPWGARADDATPLREGPSGARAEDATSPRDGQAGAGGVGSTPSREGPAGARPEGSTLSRGERAGARASDVGAAGAGKASCAEGGSSSECLKALARGSEDAGRGAEPLLDDGLGGESVIAAREALAELSRTQAKKSMGARSTGGPSMRAGSASVPVAPRPGTVGETTVGTSTRAEPTPVTPGTDVAGGGESNTREDVTSVAHVPVGDSVKPESMEGSPVVPGAGDSAQPANSDSSAAAPASPGVLKLTARPWAEVFVDGESRGYTPRVRELSLPAGTHHLRFANSLCDEVEMQVSLAPGETVTRDVVLPLRKAEVLILAPVGSRLFVDGREVGVAPLASAVKVEHGRHTVTARRAGAPVLQREVDAVAGRQLEVSMEGPP from the coding sequence ATGAAGGGTGAGGTGGTTTCGGGCCGCTACCGACTCGAGCGGGAGCTGGGGCGTGGAGGAATGGCCACGGTCTTCCTGGCCGTGGACCTGCGCCTGTCACGGCCCGTGGCGTTGAAGCGGATGCACCCGGGCAGGGACGCCGGGCGCGCGGAGCGCTTCCGACGCGAGGCCGAGCTGGCGGCCTCCCTGCGTCACCCCAACATCCTGGAGGTGCACGACTTCGGTGAGGACGCGGAAGGGCCGTTCCTTGTCTGCGAGTGGGTGCGGGGCGAGGACCTGCGGAGCCTGGCCGCGAAGCTGGGCCCGGTGCCTCCCGAGGCGGCGCTGGTGCTGGGCTGGGAGCTGGCGCGCGCCCTGTCCGCGGCGCACGCGAGCGGTGTCGTGCACCGTGACGTGAAGCCGGACAACGTGTTGGTGGCGGAGGGTGGGCCGCTGAAGCTGGCGGACTTCGGGCTGGCCGCGCTGGAGGACCAGGAGCGGCTGACGAGCACGGGCGCGGTGACGGGCTCGCTGGCGTACATGGCGCCCGAGCGCATCGACACGGGCGCGTTCTCCCCGGCCTCGGATGTGTATGCCGTGGGGGTCATCCTGTTCGAGCTGGTCTCGGGCGGAACGCCTCATGCGGGCAAGGGCGCCGCGCACCTGGCCGCCTCGGTGATGACGCGGGATGCGCCGTCGCTGACGGAGGTCGTGCCGGGGACCCCCGAGTCCCTGTCGGCCCTGGTGTCCAGGTGCCTGGCGAGGGATGCCCGGAACAGGCCGACGGACGGAGGCGTGCTGGCGGCGGAGCTGGAGGCGCTGCTGCGGCAGGAGGTCGGGCCGCCCGCCGAGGTGGCTCGCGGGTTCTTGAGCAACCCCGTGGCGGGTGCCATCCAGTGGCGGAAGTCTCGCTTCCAGCGCTTGCTCGCGGAGGGGCGTGCGCTGCTGGCGAAGGGCGAGGGTGCGCGCGCCGCGAAGGTGCTCAACGCCGCGCTGGTGTTGGAGCCGGCGTCATCCGAGGTGGTGGCCTTGCTGCGGGAGCGGCAGCGGCCCAGGCGCTCGCGGGCGCGGTGGGCCGCGGGGTTCGTGCTCTGCGCGGCGACGGGGCTGGGGGGATGGACGTTGTCTCGCCATCACGAGGCGTCGCGAGCCGAGGATGCGCGGTCGGCGCCAGGGGCTGGGGACTCGACGCTGTCCCCGGATGACGCGACACGGTTGCGTGAAGGCCCGTGGGGTGCACGAGCCGACGACGCGACGCCGCTCCGTGAAGGTCCGTCGGGTGCGCGGGCCGAGGACGCGACATCGCCCCGGGATGGACAGGCAGGCGCGGGGGGCGTGGGCTCGACGCCGTCCCGAGAGGGACCTGCGGGGGCACGGCCGGAGGGCTCAACGCTGTCCCGAGGGGAACGCGCGGGCGCACGAGCCTCGGACGTTGGAGCGGCGGGCGCGGGGAAGGCGTCGTGCGCGGAGGGAGGCTCGTCTTCGGAATGTCTGAAGGCGCTCGCGCGAGGGAGCGAGGACGCGGGGCGCGGAGCCGAGCCCCTCCTGGATGACGGGCTGGGAGGCGAGAGCGTCATCGCGGCGCGCGAGGCCCTCGCCGAGCTGTCGCGGACGCAGGCGAAGAAGTCGATGGGTGCACGGTCCACCGGAGGCCCTTCGATGCGCGCCGGGAGCGCCTCCGTGCCCGTGGCTCCGCGGCCGGGCACTGTGGGCGAGACGACCGTGGGGACTTCGACGCGGGCGGAGCCGACTCCCGTGACTCCGGGCACGGACGTCGCGGGTGGTGGCGAATCGAATACACGGGAAGACGTGACGTCGGTAGCGCATGTACCCGTGGGAGATTCAGTGAAGCCGGAGTCGATGGAGGGCTCACCCGTCGTTCCCGGGGCGGGTGACTCCGCGCAGCCGGCGAACTCGGACTCGAGCGCCGCCGCGCCCGCGAGCCCCGGGGTGCTGAAGCTGACGGCGCGCCCGTGGGCGGAGGTCTTCGTGGACGGAGAGAGCCGGGGCTACACGCCTCGGGTGCGCGAGCTCTCGTTGCCCGCGGGGACGCACCATCTGCGCTTCGCCAACTCGTTGTGTGACGAGGTGGAGATGCAGGTGTCGCTCGCGCCCGGCGAGACGGTGACGCGGGACGTGGTGTTGCCGCTGCGCAAGGCGGAGGTGCTCATCCTCGCGCCCGTGGGCTCGCGACTCTTCGTGGATGGCCGGGAGGTGGGCGTCGCGCCGCTGGCGAGCGCGGTGAAGGTGGAGCACGGCCGCCACACCGTGACGGCGCGTCGCGCGGGTGCGCCCGTGTTGCAGCGCGAGGTGGACGCGGTGGCGGGACGGCAGCTCGAGGTCTCGATGGAGGGGCCGCCGTGA
- a CDS encoding pyridoxamine 5'-phosphate oxidase family protein encodes MATQYPHLEPLHRDFILRQRMFFTASAASTGRVNLSPKGLDSLRVLGPNEVVYLDLTGSGNETAAHLRADGRLTLMFCAFEGPPMILRLYGRGQVLRRGSAEYTRLLAHEFGGVEPLGARQMVKLDIDLVQKSCGYSVPLYEFTAERPTLTRWAENKGEDGLTEYRRKKNAHSIDGLPTGLFDEEESD; translated from the coding sequence ATGGCCACCCAATATCCGCACCTCGAGCCCCTCCACCGCGACTTCATCCTGCGCCAGCGGATGTTCTTCACGGCCTCCGCCGCCAGCACGGGTCGGGTGAACCTGTCCCCCAAGGGGCTCGACTCGCTGCGCGTGCTCGGGCCCAACGAGGTCGTCTACCTGGACCTCACCGGCAGCGGGAACGAGACGGCCGCGCACCTGCGCGCCGACGGACGCCTCACGCTCATGTTCTGCGCCTTCGAGGGACCGCCGATGATTCTGCGCCTCTACGGGCGGGGACAGGTGCTGCGTCGGGGCAGCGCCGAGTACACGCGGCTGCTGGCCCACGAGTTCGGCGGCGTGGAGCCGCTGGGGGCGCGGCAGATGGTGAAGCTCGACATCGACCTCGTGCAGAAGTCCTGTGGATACAGCGTGCCCCTCTACGAGTTCACCGCTGAGAGGCCCACGCTCACGCGCTGGGCGGAGAACAAGGGCGAGGACGGGCTGACGGAGTACCGGCGCAAGAAGAACGCGCACAGCATCGACGGCCTGCCGACCGGACTCTTCGACGAGGAGGAGTCCGACTGA
- a CDS encoding phosphatase PAP2 family protein has product MSDRNVAVTRLFGMLLLLAVCCLGFIALSDEVSEGETQDFDERVLRLLRSPEDPSLPRGPWWLRLTAEDVTSLGGAPVLFLVTLAVCGFLLLVRRYRTLLLVLLATVGGTLLNGLLKQFFSRPRPSVVPHLKEVMTTSFPSGHAMLSAIVYLTLGALLAQLTERRRLKAYILTVSLLLPLLVGLTRVYLGVHYPTDVLGGWVAGLAWALLTALSARGLRRRSPALREEARRQVE; this is encoded by the coding sequence ATGTCGGACCGGAACGTGGCGGTGACGCGGCTCTTCGGGATGCTGCTGCTCCTGGCGGTGTGCTGCCTGGGCTTCATCGCGCTCTCGGACGAGGTGTCGGAGGGCGAGACCCAGGACTTCGACGAGCGCGTGCTGCGGCTCTTGCGCAGCCCCGAGGACCCGTCCCTTCCGCGAGGACCCTGGTGGCTGCGGCTCACCGCGGAGGACGTGACGTCGCTCGGCGGCGCGCCGGTGCTCTTCCTGGTGACGCTGGCCGTGTGCGGCTTCCTGCTGCTGGTGCGTCGCTACCGGACGCTGCTGCTCGTCCTCCTCGCCACCGTGGGCGGCACGCTGCTCAACGGCCTGCTCAAGCAGTTCTTCTCGCGCCCCCGTCCCTCCGTGGTGCCGCACCTCAAGGAGGTGATGACGACCAGCTTCCCGAGCGGCCACGCGATGCTGTCCGCCATCGTCTACCTCACCCTGGGCGCGCTCCTGGCGCAGCTCACCGAGCGCCGACGCCTCAAGGCGTACATCCTCACCGTGTCGCTCCTGCTTCCGCTGCTCGTGGGCCTGACGCGCGTGTACCTGGGCGTGCACTACCCCACGGACGTGCTGGGCGGCTGGGTGGCGGGGCTCGCGTGGGCGCTGCTCACCGCGCTCTCCGCGCGCGGCCTGCGCCGTCGCAGCCCGGCCCTGCGTGAAGAGGCCCGGCGTCAGGTGGAGTGA
- a CDS encoding histone deacetylase family protein — MSVWSWLGRWLPFARGEHVPIFYDEDYRLPLTGIETTVGVEPRGVDFTTWYLLEKHVVRPEDVYHPRQVSYAELSRVHDAAYLESLGQPETLARIYAVDPSEVPVDTLLSNVRLVCGGTLGAARLAFGRRGPVVNMAGGFHHAAPGRGGGFCAVNDIAVALAALQADGYEGQTVVLDLDAHPPDGTAECLAGHPKVWIGSLSGSDWGSLPEGVDETRVPEGVTDEQYLALLEAMLARMPKPRLAFVIAGCDVLAGDRFGRVGLTVKGARRRDELLARALRGVPSVWLPGGGYHAESWKVFAGTVLVLSGMAGRRIKARYDPMSARYQRISRMLSQEGAPLDEPLTLEDLEGSLGLGGAVQPRVLGFYTAQSLEYALFRYGLLWQVERLGYSRPRVEVSSTGAGDRIKVLGRAGGEEHLLVDVVVEKRSITGEPYFFVNWLSLRHPRARFSERRPQLPGQDVPGLGLAREATEMFVLMARRLGLAGVAFRPMWYHLAVVARARFRFADPARQGRFEAMMRDLASMPLLEATRAMAEGRVLLDGEPYRWEADDMVLPLEPGPVDTDAIAAERERHHFTVEPRLG, encoded by the coding sequence ATGAGCGTGTGGAGCTGGCTGGGCCGGTGGCTTCCCTTCGCTCGCGGCGAGCACGTCCCCATCTTCTACGACGAGGACTACCGCCTCCCGCTCACCGGCATCGAGACCACCGTCGGCGTCGAGCCTCGCGGCGTGGACTTCACCACCTGGTATCTGCTCGAGAAGCACGTCGTCCGCCCAGAGGACGTCTACCACCCCAGGCAGGTCAGCTACGCGGAGCTGTCCCGCGTCCACGACGCCGCCTACCTGGAGTCCCTCGGCCAGCCCGAGACGCTCGCCCGCATCTACGCGGTGGACCCGTCCGAGGTCCCCGTCGACACGCTCCTCTCCAACGTGCGCCTCGTCTGCGGCGGAACCCTGGGCGCCGCCCGGCTCGCGTTCGGCCGCCGGGGCCCCGTGGTCAACATGGCCGGCGGCTTCCATCACGCCGCTCCAGGACGCGGTGGCGGCTTCTGCGCCGTCAACGACATCGCCGTGGCGCTCGCCGCCCTGCAGGCCGATGGCTACGAAGGCCAGACGGTCGTCCTCGACCTGGACGCGCACCCACCCGACGGCACCGCCGAGTGTCTCGCCGGCCACCCCAAGGTGTGGATCGGCTCTCTGTCCGGCAGCGACTGGGGCTCGCTGCCCGAAGGCGTCGACGAGACGCGCGTGCCCGAGGGCGTCACCGACGAGCAGTACCTCGCCCTCCTGGAGGCGATGCTCGCGCGCATGCCCAAGCCGCGCCTCGCCTTCGTCATCGCGGGCTGCGACGTGCTCGCCGGAGACCGCTTCGGCCGCGTGGGCCTCACCGTGAAGGGCGCGCGGCGCAGGGACGAGCTCCTCGCCCGGGCGCTGCGCGGCGTGCCCAGCGTGTGGCTCCCCGGCGGCGGCTACCACGCCGAGTCGTGGAAGGTCTTCGCCGGCACGGTGCTCGTGCTGTCCGGCATGGCGGGCCGTCGCATCAAGGCGCGCTATGACCCGATGAGCGCCCGCTACCAACGCATCTCCCGGATGCTGTCCCAGGAGGGCGCGCCGCTCGATGAGCCGCTGACGCTCGAGGACCTGGAAGGCTCACTGGGCCTGGGCGGCGCCGTGCAGCCGCGCGTGCTCGGCTTCTACACGGCGCAGTCGCTCGAGTACGCGCTGTTCCGCTACGGCCTGCTGTGGCAGGTGGAGCGCCTGGGCTACAGCCGCCCCCGCGTGGAGGTCAGCTCCACCGGCGCGGGAGACCGCATCAAGGTCCTGGGCCGCGCGGGAGGCGAGGAGCACCTGCTGGTGGACGTCGTCGTGGAGAAGCGCTCCATCACCGGCGAGCCGTACTTCTTCGTCAACTGGCTCAGCCTGCGCCACCCCCGCGCGCGCTTCAGCGAGCGGCGTCCCCAGCTCCCCGGCCAGGACGTGCCCGGCCTGGGGCTCGCGCGCGAGGCCACGGAGATGTTCGTGCTCATGGCGCGGCGCCTGGGGCTCGCGGGCGTGGCCTTCCGCCCCATGTGGTACCACCTGGCCGTCGTGGCCCGCGCGCGCTTCCGCTTCGCCGACCCCGCCAGGCAGGGGCGCTTCGAGGCGATGATGCGTGACCTCGCGTCCATGCCGCTGCTGGAGGCCACGCGCGCGATGGCCGAGGGCCGCGTGCTGCTCGACGGCGAGCCCTACCGCTGGGAGGCCGACGACATGGTGCTGCCGCTCGAGCCTGGCCCCGTCGACACCGACGCCATCGCCGCCGAGCGCGAGCGCCACCACTTCACCGTGGAGCCGAGGCTCGGCTGA
- a CDS encoding acyltransferase, with protein MDLDALRREQHKRRLSWMPWLYFVLKPRHRGWAEAWQQEVQALLMELETVTIAEGCFVAPEARIFAEPGRTVALGPGCSIAAEAFVHGPVTLGPRVSLNARVSLDGGAAGIRVGEGTRIASGATLYAFDHGLAPDRPVRDQPVTSRGINVGADVWIGANAGVTDGVTIGDHAVVGMGAVVTRDVPPWAIVGGVPARVLGDRRERPRSGMPGGWEPGDQG; from the coding sequence GTGGACCTGGACGCGCTCCGCCGTGAGCAGCACAAACGCAGACTCTCCTGGATGCCGTGGCTCTACTTCGTCCTCAAGCCCCGACACCGGGGCTGGGCGGAGGCCTGGCAGCAGGAGGTCCAGGCGCTCCTGATGGAGCTGGAGACGGTCACCATCGCCGAGGGCTGCTTCGTCGCCCCCGAGGCCCGCATCTTCGCCGAGCCCGGTCGCACCGTCGCCCTGGGCCCCGGGTGCAGCATCGCCGCGGAGGCCTTCGTCCACGGGCCCGTCACCCTCGGTCCGCGCGTGAGCCTCAACGCCCGCGTGAGCCTGGATGGCGGCGCGGCCGGCATCCGCGTGGGAGAGGGCACCCGCATCGCCAGCGGCGCCACCCTCTACGCCTTCGACCACGGCCTCGCCCCGGACCGCCCCGTGCGTGACCAGCCCGTCACGTCCCGAGGTATCAATGTGGGCGCGGATGTATGGATAGGTGCCAACGCGGGCGTGACGGATGGCGTCACGATTGGCGACCACGCGGTGGTGGGCATGGGGGCCGTCGTCACTCGCGACGTGCCGCCCTGGGCCATCGTCGGCGGGGTGCCCGCCCGCGTGCTCGGCGACCGCCGCGAGCGCCCCCGCTCGGGGATGCCGGGCGGGTGGGAGCCAGGCGACCAGGGGTGA
- a CDS encoding ATP-binding protein yields MADERRDVGRVEALAQVPEASTSGLTARPASTDGGAAVARRLQSLEGLLSEVVFQLDAQGRVTYLGPGWEKLTGALGVVSQGHPLTDVVHGLDRESARHLLELVATQQVTDARQELRLFVGGESRWVVLTARGVPGQPGEVVGTLLDIDSRRRAEEAVATRERYLETMVEVQRRMMPHQDPRDLYTSVVEPLGRVSAASRVYVFEMHRAQNGALLASQRAEWCEPGIPPNLEDPNMHGLPLLEALWPEQAADLMRGEPVQGLPQDFTEVLTPMLEAQGVRSVLLLPLHVHGQLFGVIGFDNCREARPWGPIEVNLLSGAAGTLSLALEQRNDKALRVRTETTLRRTEAGVHLLLESFPDPVMVHVGDGVLLSVNPALVQYLGYRDASELLGRHVLELVREEDRSAAQLYLGQALEGKGAARAVEVPLVRRDGETVVADLVTLAVVFDGTPAWVTIARDFTERKRSQAQLMLADRMASMGLLAAGIAHELNNPLAYVLSNLDFLHATVGPRARPLTPDDLVECRQVLDDAREGAERMRQIVRQLRVFSRVDDTREEPVDVHRVLDSVAQMAASEVRPRARLVKTYGEVPPVRGNEGKLFQVFLNLVINAAHAIEEGQSETNEIRITTRPDDGARVLVEVRDTGGGIPPEHLRRIFDPFFTTKSAGIGTGLGLSICDTIVTALGGHISVESSVGVGTTFRVALHAAPRGISDVHRGL; encoded by the coding sequence GTGGCAGACGAGCGGCGGGACGTGGGGCGCGTCGAGGCCCTGGCACAGGTTCCCGAGGCGAGCACGAGCGGCCTGACCGCCCGGCCCGCGTCCACGGATGGCGGAGCCGCGGTGGCGCGGCGGCTCCAGTCCCTGGAGGGACTGCTCAGCGAGGTGGTCTTCCAGCTCGACGCCCAGGGGCGTGTCACCTACCTGGGGCCCGGGTGGGAGAAGCTCACCGGGGCGCTGGGCGTGGTGTCGCAGGGGCATCCGCTGACGGACGTGGTGCATGGCCTGGACCGCGAGAGCGCGCGGCACCTGCTGGAGTTGGTGGCCACGCAGCAGGTGACGGACGCCCGGCAGGAGCTGCGCCTGTTCGTCGGCGGCGAGTCGCGCTGGGTGGTGCTCACGGCGCGCGGCGTGCCGGGGCAGCCCGGTGAGGTGGTGGGCACGCTCCTGGACATCGACTCGCGTCGGCGCGCCGAGGAGGCCGTCGCCACGCGCGAGCGCTACCTGGAGACGATGGTGGAGGTGCAGCGGCGGATGATGCCGCACCAGGACCCTCGGGACTTGTACACGTCCGTCGTCGAGCCGCTGGGGCGCGTGTCCGCGGCATCCCGCGTCTATGTCTTCGAGATGCACCGCGCGCAGAACGGGGCGCTGCTCGCCTCGCAGCGCGCCGAGTGGTGTGAGCCGGGCATTCCTCCCAACCTGGAGGACCCGAACATGCACGGGCTGCCGCTCCTGGAGGCGCTGTGGCCCGAGCAGGCCGCGGACCTGATGCGCGGCGAGCCGGTGCAGGGCCTGCCCCAGGACTTCACCGAGGTGCTCACGCCCATGCTGGAGGCGCAGGGTGTGCGCTCGGTGCTGCTGTTGCCGCTGCACGTGCATGGGCAGCTCTTCGGCGTCATCGGCTTCGACAACTGCCGGGAGGCGCGGCCCTGGGGGCCCATCGAGGTGAACCTGTTGTCGGGCGCGGCGGGCACGCTGTCGCTCGCGCTGGAGCAGCGCAACGACAAGGCCCTGCGCGTGCGCACGGAGACGACGCTGCGGCGCACCGAGGCGGGCGTGCACCTGCTGCTCGAGTCCTTCCCGGACCCGGTGATGGTGCACGTGGGGGACGGGGTGTTGTTGTCCGTCAATCCCGCGCTGGTGCAGTACCTGGGCTATCGGGACGCGTCGGAGCTGCTCGGGCGGCACGTGCTGGAGCTGGTGCGCGAGGAGGACCGGAGCGCGGCGCAGCTCTACCTGGGCCAGGCGCTGGAGGGGAAGGGCGCGGCGCGCGCGGTGGAGGTGCCGCTGGTGCGCCGCGATGGCGAGACGGTGGTGGCGGACCTGGTGACGCTGGCCGTGGTGTTCGACGGGACGCCCGCGTGGGTGACCATCGCGCGGGACTTCACCGAGCGCAAGCGCTCGCAGGCGCAGCTGATGCTCGCCGACCGCATGGCGTCCATGGGGTTGCTCGCCGCGGGCATCGCGCACGAGCTGAACAACCCGCTCGCGTATGTGTTGTCCAACCTGGACTTCCTGCACGCGACGGTGGGCCCGCGCGCGCGGCCGCTGACGCCGGATGACCTGGTGGAGTGTCGCCAGGTGCTGGACGACGCTCGCGAGGGCGCGGAGCGGATGCGGCAGATCGTCCGCCAGCTGCGCGTCTTCTCGCGGGTGGACGACACGCGCGAGGAGCCGGTGGACGTGCACCGGGTGCTCGACTCGGTGGCGCAGATGGCGGCGAGCGAGGTGCGGCCCCGTGCGCGACTGGTGAAGACCTACGGCGAGGTGCCGCCGGTGCGTGGCAACGAGGGCAAGCTGTTCCAGGTGTTCCTCAACCTGGTCATCAACGCCGCGCACGCGATTGAAGAGGGTCAGTCGGAGACGAACGAGATTCGCATCACCACGCGGCCGGACGACGGCGCGCGCGTGCTGGTGGAGGTGCGAGACACCGGTGGCGGCATTCCTCCCGAGCACCTGCGCCGCATCTTCGACCCGTTCTTCACGACGAAGTCCGCGGGCATCGGAACGGGACTGGGGCTGTCCATCTGCGACACCATCGTCACCGCGCTCGGCGGCCACATCTCCGTCGAGTCGTCCGTGGGCGTGGGCACCACCTTCCGCGTGGCCCTGCACGCCGCGCCCCGGGGCATCTCCGACGTCCACCGGGGGCTGTGA